One part of the Pecten maximus chromosome 1, xPecMax1.1, whole genome shotgun sequence genome encodes these proteins:
- the LOC117333458 gene encoding dual oxidase maturation factor 1-like, with protein sequence MSLPEGLYDAFRENGAPTYYGPNQTAFMTDVLEAGLIFAFIILAISFYVVLPGIRGKERIFAFIRITSFLFIGAVILLANFTYDWEVSEIKDLTTKYKAGSKADIHADVAVHIGLRGINITLKGLPEIQNVDNLNETINYNEHFDWRWEQGRFGFGIFAGRFNREFRAAQFRGLPLPVLWIAEYFTFDGEGIRWGRHYRQAGWYAHIMMWLALPLWFLTVILFYVLLRYGACMLMLTGAVMVTANIIWSSIRNFNELIIPFTETKQLVFTYGGSYWINLIVGIVCIILGLIIYLMDLRFPTVISSFFGVDVLQDLDEVQEEDLSSQKTENGGMEMDEMPGSSSKGHRSAPPVPAEAESDDDDDEIYEPPMFHLQQQERKDDLYQKRKSRNLTKRWQAPRRRPPPPIPGDESPEELYENAAFNRV encoded by the exons ATGAGTCTGCCAGAAGGCCTGTACGACGCTTTTCGCGAAAATGGCGCCCCAACCTATTATGGGCCTAACCAGACGGCTTTTATGACAGACGTCCTTGAAGCTGGTCTTATCTTTGCCTTCATCATCCTTGCTATCTCTTTCTACGTTGTCCTTCCTGGAATTAGAGGCAAAGAG AGAATCTTCGCTTTCATTCGAATCACCTCGTTTTTGTTCATTGGAGCTGTTATACTAT TGGCTAACTTCACATATGACTGGGAGGTATCGGAAATCAAAGATCTAACCACGAAATACAAAGCGGGATCCAAGGCGGACATCCACGCCGATGTAGCGGTCCACATTGGGCTCCGTGGCATTAACATCACACTGAAAG GACTACCAGAGATCCAGAATGTAGATAATCTAAATGAAACCATAAACTACAACGAACATTTTGACTGGAGATGGGAGCAGGGACGATTTGGTTTCGGTATCTTTG CTGGAAGATTTAACCGTGAGTTCCGGGCTGCCCAGTTCCGAGGTCTCCCACTTCCTGTCCTTTGGATAGCAGAATACTTCACTTTCGACGGGGAAGGCATACGATGGGGGCGTCATTACCGCCAGGCGGGCTGGTACGCCCACATCATGATGTG GTTGGCCTTGCCTTTATGGTTCCTGACAGTGATTTTGTTCTATGTCCTTCTTCGCTACGGGGCTTGCATGTTGATGCTGACAGGGGCAGTGATGGTTACAGCCAACATCATTTGGTCTTCTATACGAAACTTCAATGAATTGATCATTCCCTTTACCGAAACGAAACAACTAGTTTTCACGTATGGCGGTTCGTACTGGATCAATCTTATAGTTG GTATCGTTTGTATTATTCTCGGACTGATTATTTACCTCATGGACCTGCGATTCCCAACAGTTATATCGTCTTTCTTCGGTGTCGATGTTCTCCAAGATCTTGACGAAGTCCAAGAGGAAG ACCTCAGTAGCCAGAAGACGGAGAATGGTGGTATGGAAATGGACGAGATGCCCGGTTCCTCATCGAAAGGTCACCGCTCCGCACCGCCAGTTCCCGCCGAGGCCGAGAgcgatgatgatgacgacgagATATACGAACCTCCG ATGTTCCACCTACAACAACAAGAAAGGAAGGATGACCTTTACCAGAAACGGAAGTCCCGCAACCTGACCAAGCGATGGCAGGCTCCCCGCCGGAGGCCTCCACCTCCTATTCCTGGGGACGAATCTCCGGAAGAACTCTACGAAAACGCCGC ATTTAATCGAGTATAG